In Vibrio cyclitrophicus, one genomic interval encodes:
- a CDS encoding AAA family ATPase → MNNLIVFTGGPGSGKTSVIDALKSQGYRCAPEVGRKVIQHQVEQQGHALPWLDKVAFRDEMVREELANYQAFETSEQLVFFDRSIVDSYGYSLLETLPIPESLLNSCNELAYNAKVFIFPPWDSIFINDQERKQDFEEAVATYEKMVAAYTQFGYQLVEVPKLSVEGRVEFILTAINLDE, encoded by the coding sequence TTGAATAACCTAATTGTATTTACAGGTGGGCCGGGCTCAGGCAAAACCTCGGTCATCGACGCTTTGAAAAGCCAGGGCTATCGCTGCGCACCAGAGGTTGGGCGTAAAGTGATTCAGCACCAAGTCGAACAGCAAGGTCACGCCTTACCATGGTTAGATAAAGTGGCTTTTCGTGACGAAATGGTGCGAGAAGAGTTAGCCAATTACCAAGCATTTGAGACAAGTGAGCAACTCGTTTTCTTTGATAGAAGCATCGTAGATTCATACGGTTACAGTTTGTTAGAGACGTTGCCTATTCCAGAATCCTTGCTGAATAGCTGTAATGAGCTCGCATACAACGCCAAGGTATTTATCTTCCCGCCATGGGATTCGATTTTCATCAATGACCAAGAGCGTAAACAAGACTTTGAAGAAGCGGTCGCCACCTATGAAAAGATGGTGGCAGCCTATACCCAGTTTGGTTATCAGCTGGTGGAAGTGCCTAAGTTATCTGTTGAGGGACGAGTCGAGTTCATTTTAACTGCGATTAACTTAGACGAGTGA
- a CDS encoding bifunctional 4-hydroxy-2-oxoglutarate aldolase/2-dehydro-3-deoxy-phosphogluconate aldolase: protein MSQEMLNKLKQFKVIPVIQINKVEHAIPLAKVLVENGLPVAEVTFRTEAAADSIRAMRDAYPEMCIGAGTVLTPEQIDLAKEAGSEFIVAPGLNPNTVKRCQEIGMPIVPGVNNPSQVEQALELGLNFLKFFPAEASGGINMVKSLLAPYVDVSLMPTGGIGKHNVNDYLAIDRVVCCGGTWMVSPKMIENEQWDEIAVLVREAVELVS from the coding sequence ATGTCTCAAGAAATGCTCAACAAACTTAAGCAATTCAAAGTTATCCCTGTTATCCAAATCAACAAGGTGGAGCATGCGATTCCACTAGCAAAAGTGTTAGTAGAAAACGGCCTGCCCGTGGCAGAAGTGACGTTCCGTACCGAAGCAGCAGCAGATTCGATTCGTGCGATGCGCGATGCCTATCCAGAGATGTGTATCGGTGCAGGTACAGTATTAACACCAGAGCAGATCGACCTTGCGAAAGAGGCGGGAAGTGAGTTCATCGTGGCGCCGGGCCTAAACCCAAACACGGTTAAGCGTTGCCAAGAGATCGGTATGCCAATCGTTCCTGGCGTAAATAACCCAAGCCAAGTAGAGCAAGCGTTGGAGCTTGGCCTTAACTTCTTGAAGTTCTTCCCTGCTGAAGCGTCTGGTGGCATCAATATGGTGAAATCTTTGCTCGCGCCTTACGTTGATGTGTCGCTAATGCCAACGGGCGGTATCGGCAAACACAACGTCAATGATTACCTAGCGATCGATCGCGTAGTCTGTTGCGGTGGCACGTGGATGGTTTCTCCAAAGATGATCGAGAACGAACAGTGGGATGAGATCGCGGTGTTGGTTCGTGAAGCCGTTGAATTGGTTAGCTAG
- a CDS encoding hydrolase, with product MLTKQNTGLVVVDVQGKLARLVDESETLIANCGKLIEGAQVLGLPIVSLEQNPEKLGATVSELNDLLSDVKPIPKFTFNACNEPKFVEAVQVKDVDTWLVCGIEAHICVYQTALGLLDLGYKVQVVGDCISSRTALNKKLAISRLRDAGVQITGLEMSLYELVKDCRAPEFKSILSLIR from the coding sequence ATGCTAACGAAACAAAACACAGGCTTGGTGGTTGTGGATGTTCAGGGCAAGCTCGCACGCCTTGTTGATGAGAGCGAGACACTGATTGCTAACTGTGGAAAGCTGATTGAGGGAGCGCAGGTTTTAGGCCTTCCTATTGTGAGTTTGGAGCAGAACCCAGAGAAGTTGGGGGCAACCGTTAGTGAGCTGAATGACCTATTGAGTGATGTTAAGCCGATACCGAAATTCACGTTCAACGCGTGTAACGAGCCCAAGTTTGTTGAGGCAGTGCAAGTTAAAGATGTGGATACGTGGTTGGTGTGTGGTATTGAGGCTCACATATGTGTCTATCAAACCGCATTGGGGTTGTTGGATCTTGGGTACAAGGTTCAGGTCGTTGGTGATTGCATTAGTTCACGAACAGCACTGAATAAGAAATTGGCCATCAGCCGATTGCGGGACGCTGGTGTCCAGATTACGGGATTAGAAATGAGCTTATACGAGCTTGTGAAAGATTGCCGCGCACCAGAATTTAAGTCCATTCTGTCCTTGATTCGTTAA
- a CDS encoding RidA family protein, whose product MTIKRYGVEGGTGTGGQHLPFARATEAGGFLYVSGQTPMTDGEVVEGGIVDQSRLAIQNCVDIMTEAGYGLEDVMHVKVVLTDSRYFQSFNKVFKEFFGANPPARICMVCDLVVDVKVEVDVTCYRADRG is encoded by the coding sequence ATGACTATTAAACGTTACGGTGTTGAAGGCGGTACAGGTACAGGCGGACAACATTTACCATTTGCACGCGCAACTGAAGCGGGTGGTTTCCTGTACGTTTCTGGCCAGACACCGATGACAGATGGTGAAGTGGTTGAGGGTGGCATTGTTGACCAGTCTCGCCTAGCGATCCAAAACTGTGTCGATATCATGACTGAAGCGGGCTACGGCCTAGAAGACGTAATGCACGTAAAGGTTGTGCTAACGGATTCTCGTTACTTCCAATCTTTTAATAAGGTATTCAAAGAGTTCTTCGGTGCTAACCCACCGGCTCGTATCTGTATGGTTTGCGACTTAGTTGTAGACGTGAAGGTTGAAGTAGATGTGACTTGCTACCGCGCCGATCGCGGATAG
- a CDS encoding D-aminoacylase, with protein sequence MLFDTIIKNVEVFDGTGEQSFCADVAIRDGKIAEIGKIDHEDCSQLVEGAGLALAPGFIDVHTHDDTNVIRYPDCLPKISQGVTTVIVGNCGISASPTVLAGDPPDPMNLLGAQADFKYPTFAAYAQAVEQAQPAVNVAALVGHTTLRNQVMDDLQRTASEDEIAAMQTNLDLAMAQGALGLSSGLAYASAKQANANEVMQLAKVLSSHGGIYTTHMRTEFEEILSAMEEAFETGQYAKVPVVISHLKCAGAGNWGRTVEVLDLMDKVSEHQDVSCDCYPYSASSSTLDLKQVTDDFDIFITWSEAKPEHAGKTLKQIADEMNLPLMGAAKALQPAGAVYHCMDENDVKRVLKYKLTMVGSDGLPNDPHPHPRLWGTFPKVLGHYCRDEKLFSLPEAIHKMTGMSAQRYNLAGRGEVRCGAFADLVLFDPKNIKDTATFENPISVAEGIESVFVNGELTYQQGKVRNNRSGVFIYRN encoded by the coding sequence ATGTTGTTCGATACGATAATTAAAAATGTAGAGGTGTTTGATGGCACCGGCGAACAATCGTTTTGTGCCGATGTAGCAATCCGAGATGGAAAAATCGCCGAAATTGGCAAAATCGATCATGAAGATTGTAGTCAGTTGGTTGAGGGAGCTGGCTTAGCATTGGCTCCTGGATTCATCGATGTACACACACACGACGATACCAATGTAATTCGTTACCCAGACTGCCTGCCTAAGATCAGCCAAGGTGTCACAACCGTGATTGTTGGTAACTGTGGTATCAGCGCATCGCCAACGGTTTTGGCTGGCGATCCACCTGACCCAATGAATCTGTTAGGCGCACAAGCTGACTTTAAATACCCAACTTTCGCCGCGTATGCACAAGCAGTAGAGCAAGCTCAACCGGCAGTAAACGTCGCAGCGTTAGTTGGCCATACGACATTGCGTAACCAAGTGATGGACGACCTACAACGCACCGCAAGCGAAGATGAAATCGCAGCGATGCAAACCAACCTTGATTTGGCGATGGCGCAAGGCGCATTAGGTTTGAGCTCGGGTTTGGCTTACGCAAGCGCTAAACAAGCGAATGCCAACGAAGTGATGCAGTTAGCAAAGGTGCTTTCTAGTCACGGCGGCATCTATACCACGCATATGCGTACCGAATTTGAAGAGATCTTAAGCGCGATGGAAGAGGCGTTTGAGACAGGACAATACGCGAAAGTGCCTGTTGTTATTTCACACCTTAAATGTGCAGGTGCGGGTAACTGGGGTAGAACCGTTGAAGTTCTTGATTTGATGGACAAGGTTTCTGAGCATCAAGATGTGTCTTGCGATTGCTACCCATACTCAGCGAGCTCTTCGACATTAGATTTGAAACAAGTGACTGACGATTTCGACATCTTCATCACTTGGTCTGAAGCAAAACCAGAACACGCAGGCAAAACGCTGAAGCAGATTGCTGATGAAATGAACCTACCCCTGATGGGCGCAGCAAAAGCGCTTCAACCAGCAGGTGCGGTTTATCACTGTATGGATGAGAACGACGTAAAGCGCGTTTTGAAATACAAGTTAACCATGGTCGGTTCAGACGGTTTACCTAATGACCCGCATCCACACCCAAGGTTGTGGGGCACCTTCCCGAAAGTATTGGGTCACTACTGCCGAGATGAAAAACTGTTCTCGTTACCAGAAGCTATTCACAAAATGACCGGAATGTCGGCTCAGCGTTACAACTTAGCGGGCCGAGGCGAAGTTCGCTGCGGTGCATTTGCCGATTTAGTTTTATTTGATCCAAAGAATATTAAAGATACAGCAACATTTGAAAATCCTATTTCAGTTGCTGAAGGAATAGAAAGTGTATTTGTAAATGGTGAGCTAACTTACCAGCAAGGAAAAGTAAGAAATAATCGTTCAGGCGTTTTTATTTACCGAAACTAG
- a CDS encoding beta-N-acetylhexosaminidase, translating to MKKTILSLLISGSVVSPMALAMAPNTDLNLMPYPQTVELQAGQVKVDGNFKVYIKGFNSDRVEYTAKRFIDRLERQTGVPILNWQVDSADEANLIIDIDAAPKSEVQNIDSVESYKITTQGEQITLSAPSPYGAIHGIETLLQLVETTATGYHIPAVTIVDEPRFRWRGVSYDTSRHFIEFDVLIRQLDAMASAKMNVFHWHFWDDQGIRIQTESWPRLWSETADGNYYTKDQVRYLVEYARNLGIRVIPEVSLPGHSSAVAHAYPRLMSGGEGQNYEQERGWGVFEPLMDPLNPEVYEMLGDVFDEVTELFPDEYFHIGGDEPNYAQWKNSEKHQKFIEENDIDGERGLQSYLNVKVEKMLEERGKKMTGWDEIWHKDLPTSIVIQSWQGHDSIGRAAKEGYPGILSTGYYLDQPQPTSYHYRNDPMPTGITVDDKLHSGEKFVTYQWQKPRSKGGPRKGTLTIIEAKDGTFRAFSDYNGKSREEIFILDYVPGKTFVGHFDNFMSYTEFNLNLNLKGFAEGSYQLVGNVRWPTTGEVIASSDVEGSVIPEPNGGYPAELTDKEKELILGGEITMWLENKDSLTVENYLWPRSYAIAERFWSNAELTDERSMYKRMKAMDTWSEVSVGLRHHADADMLLKRIAKGQDIHDLRVLAKYTEPAQYYARNWEKWNSTEPKGTLYSQYERLNRFVDALPVESYAVYEMQDLVNEVATGNQQALEQLAEHYQQAKAAALAAETVFAGNVSSLETVVVAEKTAEVADLALTLIAKAQAGEKVRASDANAYQAILSDSAKIYDESIIAIVRPTELLLKQLAE from the coding sequence ATGAAAAAAACTATATTGTCTCTATTGATTTCAGGTTCAGTAGTGTCCCCAATGGCGTTAGCAATGGCTCCGAATACCGATCTAAATTTAATGCCGTATCCACAAACAGTCGAGCTGCAAGCTGGGCAAGTTAAGGTTGACGGTAACTTCAAGGTTTACATCAAAGGCTTTAACTCTGATCGCGTTGAGTACACCGCAAAACGCTTTATCGACCGCCTAGAGCGTCAAACAGGTGTGCCGATTTTAAACTGGCAGGTTGATAGCGCGGACGAAGCGAACCTGATCATAGATATCGACGCAGCACCAAAGTCTGAAGTACAGAACATCGACTCTGTAGAGTCCTACAAGATTACCACTCAGGGTGAGCAAATCACGCTGAGCGCACCGAGCCCATATGGGGCGATTCACGGCATCGAAACCCTTTTACAGCTCGTTGAAACCACAGCGACTGGCTACCATATTCCTGCTGTAACCATTGTTGATGAGCCTCGTTTCCGTTGGCGTGGTGTCTCTTACGATACCTCGCGTCACTTTATTGAATTTGATGTGTTGATTCGTCAGTTAGATGCGATGGCTTCTGCCAAAATGAACGTATTCCATTGGCACTTCTGGGACGACCAAGGTATCCGTATTCAAACGGAATCTTGGCCGCGCCTGTGGTCTGAAACCGCTGATGGTAATTACTACACCAAAGACCAAGTCCGTTACTTAGTGGAATACGCGCGTAATCTTGGTATTCGTGTGATTCCAGAGGTATCTCTTCCGGGTCACTCTTCTGCGGTTGCTCACGCTTACCCACGCTTGATGTCTGGCGGTGAAGGGCAAAACTACGAGCAAGAAAGAGGGTGGGGTGTGTTTGAACCGCTCATGGATCCACTGAACCCAGAAGTCTATGAGATGCTGGGCGACGTGTTTGATGAAGTGACCGAGCTGTTCCCAGATGAGTACTTCCATATTGGTGGCGATGAGCCGAACTATGCACAGTGGAAAAACAGCGAAAAGCATCAAAAGTTCATTGAAGAGAACGATATCGATGGCGAACGCGGCTTGCAGTCTTACCTCAATGTAAAAGTTGAGAAGATGCTCGAAGAGCGCGGTAAGAAGATGACCGGTTGGGATGAGATTTGGCATAAAGATCTGCCGACTTCCATCGTGATTCAAAGCTGGCAAGGGCATGACAGCATTGGTCGTGCGGCGAAAGAGGGTTACCCAGGTATCCTTTCTACGGGTTACTACCTAGACCAGCCTCAGCCGACTAGCTACCACTATCGCAATGACCCAATGCCAACTGGCATCACGGTTGACGATAAGCTGCACAGCGGCGAAAAGTTCGTGACGTATCAATGGCAGAAGCCACGTTCAAAAGGCGGCCCACGTAAGGGAACACTGACCATCATTGAAGCGAAAGATGGTACTTTCCGTGCCTTCAGTGATTACAACGGTAAGTCTCGCGAAGAGATCTTTATCCTTGATTATGTGCCGGGCAAAACCTTTGTTGGCCACTTCGATAACTTCATGTCGTACACCGAGTTCAACTTAAACCTAAATCTAAAGGGTTTTGCAGAAGGCAGTTACCAACTGGTGGGTAACGTGCGTTGGCCAACCACAGGTGAAGTGATTGCGAGCAGTGATGTTGAAGGCAGCGTGATTCCTGAGCCAAATGGTGGCTACCCTGCGGAGCTGACCGACAAAGAAAAAGAGCTGATTTTAGGCGGTGAGATCACCATGTGGCTAGAGAACAAAGACAGCCTTACGGTTGAAAACTACCTATGGCCGCGCAGCTACGCGATTGCAGAGCGCTTCTGGTCTAATGCGGAATTGACTGACGAACGCAGTATGTACAAGCGTATGAAGGCGATGGATACATGGTCTGAAGTGTCGGTTGGGCTACGTCATCATGCGGATGCTGACATGTTGTTAAAACGTATTGCGAAAGGGCAGGATATCCACGACCTGCGCGTGCTTGCGAAATACACAGAACCAGCGCAGTACTATGCGCGCAACTGGGAGAAGTGGAACTCAACTGAACCTAAGGGGACTTTATACAGCCAGTACGAGCGTCTAAATCGCTTTGTTGATGCACTGCCAGTGGAAAGTTACGCTGTGTACGAGATGCAAGATTTGGTCAATGAAGTCGCGACGGGTAATCAACAAGCGCTTGAGCAACTTGCAGAGCATTATCAACAAGCAAAAGCGGCGGCACTCGCTGCTGAGACTGTCTTCGCTGGTAATGTGTCTTCGTTAGAGACTGTGGTTGTCGCAGAGAAAACTGCGGAAGTAGCAGACTTGGCGTTAACCTTGATTGCCAAAGCACAAGCGGGTGAAAAAGTTCGAGCATCAGATGCGAACGCCTACCAAGCGATATTGTCTGATTCAGCGAAGATCTATGATGAATCGATCATCGCGATTGTTCGCCCTACAGAGCTACTGTTGAAGCAGCTAGCTGAGTAA
- a CDS encoding MurR/RpiR family transcriptional regulator — translation MSLEVDIISQITERFPALRDAEKKVAKLIMDDIDFAANASITELAEGAQVSEATITRFAKAIGCNNVRDMKIKLAQTLTVGQRFILEPVNQTGYQGIYESIKQSLDINRTLFKEQDVETAVSWLHNARQIIAIGMGGGSTIASQELQHRLFRLGYPVVSYNDGLMSRMVAATADANDVMVMISATGFTPVITETAELAKQYGLKIIAITPQDTPLAKIANIVLPIKHMETDFIYKPSASRYAMLALVDVLSMGMAVNHKNRSRDKLRRLKVALDSYRGGGDRQPLGD, via the coding sequence TTGAGTTTAGAAGTAGATATCATTTCACAGATAACCGAGCGTTTTCCCGCTCTTCGTGATGCAGAGAAAAAAGTCGCTAAGCTGATCATGGACGACATTGATTTTGCAGCCAATGCCAGCATCACAGAGCTGGCCGAAGGCGCTCAAGTCAGTGAAGCCACTATTACGCGTTTTGCGAAGGCGATCGGCTGTAACAACGTGCGTGATATGAAGATCAAGCTTGCTCAAACCTTAACGGTGGGCCAGCGCTTTATTCTTGAACCGGTTAACCAAACGGGCTATCAAGGTATCTACGAATCGATCAAGCAGAGCCTAGACATCAACCGCACCTTGTTCAAAGAGCAAGACGTTGAAACTGCAGTGAGTTGGCTGCACAACGCCAGACAGATCATTGCGATCGGCATGGGTGGCGGCTCAACCATCGCCTCTCAAGAGCTGCAACACAGACTGTTTCGTTTGGGTTACCCAGTGGTGTCATACAACGATGGTTTGATGTCACGCATGGTTGCAGCCACGGCAGATGCCAATGATGTGATGGTGATGATTTCCGCGACAGGCTTTACGCCAGTGATCACCGAAACCGCCGAACTAGCGAAGCAATATGGGCTTAAGATCATCGCGATTACCCCGCAAGACACGCCACTGGCAAAGATTGCGAATATTGTTTTGCCAATCAAACACATGGAAACCGACTTCATCTACAAACCATCAGCGTCTCGCTACGCAATGCTGGCATTGGTGGATGTGCTTTCAATGGGTATGGCGGTCAATCATAAGAACCGCTCGCGCGATAAACTGCGCCGCTTAAAAGTTGCTTTAGACTCCTACCGAGGTGGCGGCGACCGACAACCTCTCGGTGATTAA
- a CDS encoding sodium:solute symporter family protein: MNSTLFLTGFGVYVCFLIWLGWFVSRNQKSGEDFLLGGRGLPMFLVLGTTVATMVGTGSSMGAVGFGYANGWAGALYGIGGAIGILLLALWFAPVRKLNFMTMSEELAYYVGANRIVKNVVGVLIFVASIGWLGAHILGGGMYLAWIADIDLNLAKIIIAAAFTIYVVIGGYTAVVWTDTIQAIILFAGFILMAVMSVDYIGGMDNLYAAMDPSATSFLAIDKLGLLPAVSLAVVIGVGVLATPSFRQRIYSGKDVSTVRRSFVASGVLYLFFSIIPAIIGMAAHAIDPSLDNANYSFPYVAATVLPVGVGMIVLIAGLSATMSSASSDAIAGVSILLRDVYVMFTGRVPNKESMVNYSRLALIVVIGFALLFALTSNDIIGYITKMISTVMSGMFVCGMLGRFWKRYNWQGALATLAGASVASFVVMLNADYTAFWGNPVIPSCLVALTAGVLVSLCTPANQVTPEMAKAILDDERALMEMELSDSGVLEEEAAPQRPANQTS, encoded by the coding sequence ATGAACAGCACACTTTTTCTTACAGGCTTCGGCGTGTACGTATGTTTTTTAATTTGGTTAGGCTGGTTTGTCTCGCGTAATCAAAAATCTGGCGAAGATTTCTTATTAGGTGGCCGTGGCCTACCTATGTTCTTAGTACTTGGTACAACAGTAGCGACGATGGTTGGTACGGGTTCAAGTATGGGGGCGGTTGGCTTCGGCTACGCAAATGGCTGGGCAGGAGCTCTGTACGGTATTGGTGGTGCGATAGGCATCCTATTACTTGCACTTTGGTTTGCTCCGGTTCGTAAACTGAACTTCATGACCATGAGTGAAGAACTGGCTTACTATGTTGGCGCTAACCGCATCGTGAAAAACGTTGTAGGTGTACTGATCTTTGTTGCCTCAATTGGTTGGTTAGGCGCTCACATTCTAGGTGGCGGCATGTACTTAGCGTGGATTGCAGACATCGACCTCAACCTAGCGAAAATCATTATTGCTGCAGCATTCACTATTTACGTGGTGATCGGTGGTTACACGGCGGTTGTGTGGACCGATACCATTCAAGCTATCATCCTTTTTGCTGGCTTCATCTTGATGGCGGTAATGTCAGTCGATTACATCGGCGGCATGGATAACCTTTACGCTGCGATGGACCCTTCTGCTACAAGCTTTTTAGCAATCGATAAACTGGGTCTTCTGCCTGCTGTTTCTCTGGCTGTGGTTATTGGTGTGGGTGTTCTTGCGACGCCTTCATTCCGTCAACGTATCTACTCGGGTAAAGACGTATCAACCGTTCGTCGCTCATTTGTTGCATCGGGTGTGTTGTACCTTTTCTTCTCAATCATCCCTGCAATCATTGGTATGGCAGCACATGCGATTGACCCATCATTGGATAACGCGAACTACTCGTTCCCTTATGTTGCTGCAACGGTTCTTCCGGTTGGCGTTGGCATGATTGTTCTTATCGCGGGTCTTTCTGCAACCATGTCGAGCGCAAGTTCAGATGCGATAGCAGGTGTTTCTATCCTACTTCGTGATGTTTACGTGATGTTCACTGGCCGCGTACCAAACAAAGAGTCAATGGTGAACTACTCTCGCTTGGCACTGATTGTGGTGATTGGTTTTGCACTGTTGTTCGCACTAACGTCAAACGACATCATTGGCTACATCACGAAAATGATTTCAACCGTAATGTCGGGCATGTTTGTGTGCGGTATGTTGGGTCGATTCTGGAAACGTTACAACTGGCAGGGTGCTCTTGCTACGCTAGCGGGTGCATCTGTGGCTTCATTTGTTGTAATGCTAAACGCAGACTACACGGCTTTCTGGGGGAACCCTGTGATTCCTTCTTGTCTAGTGGCTCTAACGGCTGGTGTGCTGGTAAGCCTATGTACTCCGGCTAATCAAGTGACACCAGAAATGGCAAAAGCAATTCTTGATGACGAGCGCGCTCTGATGGAAATGGAATTGTCAGACTCAGGTGTGCTTGAAGAAGAAGCGGCACCTCAACGTCCTGCAAATCAAACAAGCTAA
- a CDS encoding amino acid deaminase — protein sequence MKNNPALENVRKYQKEGFILTEKGQKGRAVSQSENGVYRLIDEDVSLPVAVIKQSALTNNLNWMQSFADHHQVKLSPHGKTSMTPDFFRQQLENGAWGITVATPAQAEIAAMAGAKRIIMANQLVGKTNMAIIEQLIREFDVDFYCCVDSSVNVQQLSQYFANTQQTLKVLIEFGVPGGRCGCRSPQEVLELAQTIQDTPALSLAGIEVYEGVIHGDNAEQDIRTFLNQALTSVESLTSDGLIAGQPIITGAGSAWYDVVAECLANLTDYLAIIRPGCYAIHDTGIYLDAQSKVLQRAQANQGYACELGGDLESALEVWAYVISRPEPTKLVVGLGKRDVAFDAGLPIAERGYRNGEAISVKGLTSTAVMDQHTFVETDGSSEIEVGDMIAFSTSHPCLTFDKWRYIAISDDDHQVTNWVETCF from the coding sequence ATGAAAAATAACCCTGCACTCGAAAATGTTAGAAAGTATCAAAAAGAAGGTTTTATCTTGACTGAAAAAGGCCAAAAAGGGAGAGCGGTATCACAATCTGAGAACGGTGTTTATCGACTGATTGATGAAGATGTTTCGCTCCCGGTTGCGGTTATCAAGCAATCAGCCTTAACCAATAACCTGAATTGGATGCAATCATTCGCCGATCATCACCAGGTTAAATTGTCGCCACACGGCAAAACATCGATGACACCTGATTTCTTCCGTCAACAGCTAGAAAATGGCGCTTGGGGAATTACCGTTGCGACACCTGCACAAGCAGAAATTGCAGCAATGGCAGGTGCAAAACGCATCATCATGGCTAACCAATTGGTGGGCAAAACCAACATGGCGATCATCGAACAACTGATTCGCGAGTTTGATGTCGATTTCTACTGTTGTGTGGATTCATCGGTAAACGTGCAGCAACTTAGCCAATATTTCGCTAATACACAGCAGACGCTAAAAGTACTGATCGAATTTGGTGTACCGGGCGGTCGCTGTGGTTGTCGTTCACCTCAAGAAGTTCTAGAGCTGGCGCAAACTATCCAAGATACGCCTGCGCTTTCGCTAGCGGGTATTGAGGTATACGAGGGTGTGATTCATGGCGACAATGCCGAGCAAGACATTCGCACCTTCTTAAATCAGGCGCTCACTTCGGTCGAAAGCCTGACATCAGATGGCCTAATTGCAGGGCAACCTATTATCACTGGCGCAGGCTCTGCTTGGTATGACGTGGTGGCAGAATGTTTAGCGAACCTAACCGATTACTTGGCGATCATCCGCCCGGGCTGTTACGCGATTCACGACACAGGTATCTACCTAGACGCTCAAAGCAAAGTGCTACAACGTGCCCAAGCAAACCAAGGTTACGCGTGCGAATTGGGTGGAGATCTGGAATCGGCACTTGAGGTATGGGCGTATGTAATCTCTCGTCCGGAGCCAACAAAGTTAGTGGTTGGACTAGGCAAGCGTGATGTGGCCTTTGATGCAGGTTTACCGATTGCCGAGCGTGGCTATCGCAACGGCGAAGCAATCTCAGTGAAAGGCTTAACCTCTACTGCGGTGATGGATCAACATACCTTTGTTGAAACCGATGGTTCTTCTGAAATTGAAGTGGGCGACATGATTGCTTTCTCGACCTCACATCCGTGCTTAACCTTCGACAAATGGCGCTACATTGCCATCAGCGATGACGACCATCAGGTAACAAACTGGGTGGAAACCTGTTTCTAG
- a CDS encoding porin family protein, with protein MNKITKSALALGLISAVSLPALAAGTDGGAYIGGGLSVYQDSDTDGQGNLDSDGMGYNLYGGYQFNRIVGVELGYNDYADYKKGAAKMSPASISLSANLGYTFDNTIRPFVLAGLSSVDLNANKSAGYNDDSGTGFHFGVGVEYSPIEHLTLRLISQADAVSVENYYIGNNSSLKTEDKTLAFNSISFGGSYNF; from the coding sequence ATGAACAAGATAACGAAATCAGCATTAGCATTGGGTTTAATCAGCGCAGTTTCTCTTCCAGCTTTAGCAGCAGGCACTGACGGCGGTGCATACATTGGTGGCGGCCTTAGCGTGTACCAAGATTCTGATACAGATGGTCAAGGTAATCTAGATTCAGACGGCATGGGCTACAACTTATACGGCGGCTACCAATTCAACCGTATCGTAGGTGTGGAACTTGGCTACAACGATTACGCAGACTACAAAAAAGGCGCTGCAAAAATGTCTCCAGCGTCTATTTCTTTGTCAGCAAATCTTGGTTACACATTCGACAACACAATCCGCCCATTCGTATTGGCTGGTTTAAGCTCTGTTGATCTAAATGCAAACAAGAGTGCTGGTTACAATGATGATAGCGGTACGGGTTTCCATTTTGGTGTGGGCGTTGAATACTCACCAATCGAACATCTAACACTGCGCCTAATCTCACAAGCAGACGCTGTTAGTGTTGAGAACTACTACATTGGCAACAACAGTTCATTGAAAACTGAAGACAAAACACTTGCCTTCAACAGCATTAGCTTCGGTGGTTCATACAACTTCTAA